The window ACTGAATTATACTTGCAGTCAGACCCGCAACCaaaacccccccccaaaaaaaaaaaaaaaaaccacccacCCACTAAAAAACAAACCACTGAATTATACTTGCAAACAGAAGGCACTCAATTTGTCATATCCACGCAAGAATCAACCTCACCAGAAAATAAAAGCTAGGCCAGTATTGGAATGTTTGAATGAAGTAGCATGGAGGATCAATTAGAATCACAATTGCAGGTAGCTACATCAAACTCAACTTTAAGTATAAAGCTCAATTTCTAATGCTTATTGGAATTGAATCACTGAGATCAAGAATTCAACAAAAATTCCTTCAAGCCTCTCCCAcctattttattaaaaaacaagGTCATTTCCCATTGTTTGGATTCAAGCAATTTAAAACCGTGCCATCAAATCATCCACTCATTCTGACTTTCCCATATCCTCAACTTGCTGCCTATTAGTATAAGGATTTATGTTATAATTTGTATACCATTTTTTCACGGAACAGGTTTTATCATATGCAACCGATGGGATGTTTCTCAAAAATCTGGCCTACTGTACAAATTAGAGAGAAAGAAGCACAATGCAAGGTGAAAGTCGGAACACTTTTCAAACACAAACAACCGGTTCACCGGTTCATCTCCAATGTCAAATTGACGAGGTCATAGGGGAGCACAGATAGTAAAAGTAGGTACATGGAAGTTCAAAACAGTAGCAGCAGCACAAAGGATTTAACATGAAATGTAAAGGACAGGACCAAGCAAATCATTTAAGGAGGGTCTTGACAATGGATTTGACGTTGAGCTTCTTAAGGTCAGTGTAAGACTGTCCACAGCCAACAAACATCACAGGTGCTCCAGAGATATAAACCATAGAAAGTGCAGCTCCAACCTGTGTAATGGGATTCAAAGTTCATCACACAGAAACAAATTGGGAAGCACATTTAACTATGATGATCATGTGAAATTCTCTCACAGAATTGCACTCCAATGGCGGAAACATTCCTCTATGTTTGGATAAGAATAAATGTCAGAGACTGACCCCAATCCAAGTGTAGTGGGGAGATTCCACATTGAGGCATTCCCATGGGAGAATGATTCAATGATCATATCCAAGATAAAAACTATTCATACCTTGTCATCAATGGTGTCAAACTTTGTGAGCAGGATTCCATCAATCAACCTGgtatttggtgaggtagagagGTCTGCTAGTTTCTGTGCAAGGAGAAGTAAATTTGTTCAAGCAACAATTTACTTTACCACCAGAAAGAGAGTACGACGATTAAAATGCAATACGATATTCTACTTGTATCACCTAACCTGATTGAACTTCGATAGTTGATCAACAGCATCGTTCCcaaccaatgcttctccaacaaACAGGACTAGATCTGGATTGTTAAGGTTGATGAGCTTGGACAGTGCCCTCATCAGTGGTTCATTGTCctgaaaaaaaacataatataaCTGAATTAACAGTTCGTTATACAAAAACAGTTTTCAAGTCACAGGACAGGGCAGCGGGAACtttggatccagatcctctccaacccctTCAGCCCCTCCACTGCGCATCCGATAACTGGGGGTGACctgacacccccccccccaaggcACTCCCAGCCATCGGATGTCCACTGGAAgggctggagaggatccagaCAAGGGAAATTCGTGGCAAAGgacttgactttttttttactaaaagaaCGCCCTTGGAAAGACCCCATATGCATCTGGTTCATCCACCGACCCCCTATGAAAAAGGAAAGATTCCTCAGCCTACTTCTTCGCTTTTTAAAACGACCAAAAGCACTAGGTGTGATCTAGTTCTTGTTCGTATAGTCTCAAAGTACTTCAAAGATGCATTTATGGAAGCCAACTTTGATACTCCAGACATGTTAGAACCAACAGATGCATCTTGGTAAGCCTAATTACCAGAAACTGAAGGAAGCCCTATACTTTACtgaatgggaaaaagaaacatTGGGGAACCTGGTAGAACCAAAGTATGCTTTAGATCTTTTGTACCAAAAGTTGACCTGGATGATCACGAGTTGAGACCACCACCCTTGTGACATTCAGAGCCAGGAAATAGCAAATAATGCATTTTCCATCTCCAGTTTATTCTTTCCCTGTTTTCCCTTCAGGCTCCATTTGTTTGAATGGAAAATATTTCACAGGAactgtttaaaagaaaaaggaaattggaTTCGTctgaaaattcaagaaattaTCTTACTGTGTTTCACTAAAATTTGTAAaacttcaattttgttttttggaaaaTGAAATTGAAGTTTTCAGAGCCAGGAAATAGCAAATAATGCATTTTCTTTCTCCAGTTTATTCTTTCCCTGTTTTCCCTTCAGGCTCCATTTGTTTGAATGGAAAATATTTCACAGGAattgtttaaaagaaaaaggaaattggaTTGGTctgaaaaaacaataaattatcTTACTGTGTCCCACTAAAATTTGTAAAACTTCAATTCCGTTTTTTGGAAAACAACTTcagtttaattttttatgtagTTTTCTAAAACTAAGTGGTGGTATATTGGTCAATGATAAGATTGCTATCCATGGAGGGCATAACCCCAATCACATGGTTTGATTCTCTCCTTCACTCAAGCACTGCAAAAAACGGAAAAAGAAGTGTTGGCCACAGGGGGAGGGGAcacatataaatataaatataagcTTTCAAATAAAAGCTATATTCTGGAAAATTTTCCCCATCAAACAGACGGAGCCTTCCTAGTTCCATCGGCGACTATGATATCTACCTATATTATGTGCCCGAAGGCATCTGTCTGATCACTTCTATCATCTGAAGTTTAATAGTTTACCTGCATCCGCCCTGCTGTATCTACAAGAACAACATCCGAACAATTGCGTGTAGCCTCCTGGATGGCTTCCTTGGCAACAATAGCTGGATCTTTCTCATAACCCTTCTCGAATATAGGAATCTGGAAAAGCAATTTCAAAGTCAGACTGCATCAAAATCTTCATTCTCCCATTGCATCACAAGCCATTCTGTCTTACATGAGAGGACTAAGACACAAGTAAAATTTGAACTGTGATCTCTATCACACCTGGAGCCTACGGGCATGAGTTCGAAGCTGCTCAACGGCTCCTGAACGGAATGTATCACATGCAGCCATCATGACACTGATATTGTGCTGTAAAAGCCAGTATGCAACCTGCAGAGTTGCAATAGAGATGTACATTAGTTTTTTAACAATGAACAGGGCTACATCTAACTCTAACCTCtaatctggaaaaaaaaaaaagagagggtgTATTAGTGaacaaggctcccgccactgtggGTATGGGAAGGGTCATAATGACTCTAACCTCTAATCTGATATCCCATAAATTTAATccagtaaaagaaaagaaatggtgtAGCTTAACTAACCTTGGCGAGATTAGTTGATTTTCCTACTCCATTGACACCAACAAAGACAACTACGTATGGTTTCCCTTGCTCCTTGGCAACGTGTACATCCCTCAGTATGTCAATAGAGCGTTTTGGAGTCAAAATACGAACAAGAGCCTCTTCCATTGCTGTCTGCAATTGTTATTAGGTGTTAAGAAATGGAACTTCTAAAAATGAAACTCGAAGCATGATGGACTCCAACTGAGAATATGACTGATATCTAGACCAAAGAACTAAGCTTACAAACCTGAACTGTCGAAGATATCCTTGTAAACGATGCCTGCTTTTTACCTTCAAGACTAGCTGCTACTGATTCACATAGTTTCTCAGCTATTTCCTCAGCCTGTGATGCCATAAGAAGGAAAAGCGATCAGCAATCTTAAAAACATGTATGGAAAAGTGAATTCTTATAATGGACAAATCAACATACCACGTTCTTGGTCATCAGCCTGTCCTTAAGAGCTTTCAGGGCTGGTTCTAAGTCTGACTTCTCTAGATTTGCCTTCCCCGCAATGCtgaaggaaaaatgaaatagGAAAAAGCTTTATATAAGAAACCAACAATTTCCATTAATTTATAAATTGCAATGTAGCCTATTGCAGGATTTTATTTAATCATCTCTGGCGTAAGGTGCAAATTAGAAAATGTAAACGTGGATACCCCAAGTCTGTGACATGGGTGGGTCCCACTTTACATGTCTTGCTACACCTGCATCAAGACTTTACTCTTTTGTTGCATCAATTATCCATGCCTATTTAAGCGAATGGAAGGGATATGGTCAGGGGTTATAGTTGAACTTATTGTGTGCATTTATGTTCATGTCACTGAGAgaaaaaaccgaaaccaaattgaagttatttttttggtcatattgtcatcattttGAAGGCAttcaacaccccccccccctaattCCTCCTAAATGATCTCATGTGGAACCAGGGTcggaaaaatcttattgggtttGCTATGGGCCCATCCAAATATCAAATAGCTCTAATTTAAGAACCAATAGCAATATTGTAATCAACCAGATTTTCAATGGTTACTAGGTAAGTTAAAGGGCAAAGGATATGGAGGAGTCTACTAATTATTGACCAGGGGTAGACTTGGAAGCAAATATAAGGTAAGGGTAAGTAGTAAATATTAAGAGGGTGAGGTTGATATGGAAAGATAACAATCATAATtaaaagggaagtgaaattgtGACTTGAGAGGGTTATCGTCTCCTACCTCTAGCACAAACCAGAGGCAGAAACCAGGTGCAACTTCGAAGAAGAGATCTTCTTTCCTAGAGCTCTGTTGGATCTAATATTTTAGGGCAAGGTTCCCAATTCAATGACCTCTTAAATGCGACTAAGGGTCACCCAAAACAGCGAAGGAAGAAAGTACTTGGTGTCTGAAGTCCAATCTGATGGTAGGACTAAAACCAGTGGAGATTTGTCTTGATATCTCACAGCCCACGTGGATTTCAGCCATTATTTTGTACAGGTAGCAATTCCCAAGGATGGGGATCTTATGCCCAGAATatggagaggaaagaagaggagatgaTATAGAACAACTTTCAATTGTGAGAGACTGTATCTGTgccagaagagggaatgggaaaaagaaaatccagaaaagacgaagaaataaaagagcagggggaggggagaagagaaaaatcaCATGCACAACCACGCAGCTTCAACCAAACACAATCACTAATTCATTCTCTCAATCTGTCTTCTCAATTGGTTACACCTCTATTTATAAAACCCAAAAGTCAAAGACTCCTAAttatttcccaaaataaaagattacacaTCTTTCCCAAATATAATAAATCCTAAATTTCCTACTAAACAAATATCAATCTTGGACCCGGTTCCTGGTCGGAGCACTCAAACGGGTTCAGCCAGGTCCAATGAATCGCTACTGCATCATGATCTAAATTTCTTATGTTAAGCTAGGAAGGCCATTCTGCTATCACAGTAATGTTGATATTTGGTATCATCATCCCACAACAATACTATAGACTTATCCTTCCATTCAATTTTTTCCAAGTacttcccaaataaaaaaattagaatgcaTGAGATAGTAATAGTAAAGCTAAAGCCTATTTACAAAGTTCATTACTTCAAACTCAAATTGCAGAATATTATAGATTTAAAGAAAGGAAATGGAGATCACATAGCTAATAGCTTTTCTCCTTAAGCATGCTAAAACTAGAGAGACAAGACAATGTGCACGTAAACAGCATCCTTGTGATTAAAAACCAGgtaaagaaaacaagaaagaattcaTACATCATGCTAGGCCACAAAGAATTTCAGTCCAACACGGTAGTCTTCATAGGGTCTTTATGTGGGAAATAAAGATCACGCATAAATACAAACATGTTTGAGGACTCATTTGCAAGTAGTTCTACTCTCTAACTCTGAAACCATACTAGAAGAAACTGAAATTTGCAATGAAGTTAGCAAATTCAATAATTTCTACCAATAAAAAAGGGTTTAGAGTAGTAAGACATACAAATTGGTGGGTGGGGGGGAACATAGACAAAAAGATTTACCTTTGGAACATTGAAGAAAACCACCCCTTCTTCTTTGCATTACCCTTGTTGTCCTTCTCtgtctcttcatcttcttcagcCTCACTTTCACTACTAAAAATTTCTTCCTTGTCCATCATACTTTCACCTTGATCTGCCATAACTGCTATGTTCTCGTCCTCTctctcatcaacaggatcagtaAAATCCAATTTTGATTCTGGAGGTTTCTCGTCCCAAactctatttttctttgtaatttttttctttggctcCACCTTGGAAGCCTTGCTAACAATATCTGGTTTTTTACCACCTTTGGACCTCAGTTTCTGAAGTTTATTTACATCAAAAGCCCCATTTTCGGAACTTCCGTTCTCTTTGGTTTTTACAACACCAGCCGCATGAGATTCTTCAATCCCAATACCATTGGAATATCCATTCTCCGACTTGCGGCCTTTTGCAAAATCGCCATCTCCTCCATCCTTCCCTGAAGCACCCTTTTTTTGCTTGATGCCACCCTCCGATCTAGCCTTCTGAGCCGCAGCCTGCCCCTGTTTCCTACTCAAATTGCTCACAGGCTTGGCCGCCTGCTTcgatttcttcatttcctccgCCCTAGCTTCAGCCTCCTTACGAAGCTGCCggaatatatcatcaaaatcattataGAATGTCCGCTTTGGATCATAAATCTGCGAGAACTCGCGCTTCACCATAGATAAAAGATCATCGACATACAGAAGATTAAGAATCCGCTGATAGACAGCAACAAAGATCAGACCTAGCTCGTTATGGAAAGTCCATTTGAGGGTGTAAGCCACCCCGGGAGCATCGTAATTGTAAGAAGCATCGCCTGATCGTTCCTCCAGGAGGCAGGATCTGATCAGAGTATCGATTGGAGATCCCTTAAGAGCATTGCCGAGCTCCTTACATGTCCAGAGGATCAGACCTCCTCTCGTAAATATCAGTAACTGCTCTAACATCTTGATCCTAAATTAACCTGCAATCCTGCAAATCAAATTCAACGAATACTCaaatcgattaaaaaaaaaatcttgcaggCAATCAACATGACTATCAGATGCAAatgacgaaaaaaaaaatttgagaatctGTAAGAACTGAGgattacctcttttttttttttttgggtacaatcCCTTCTACTTTCTGAGAAACCTAAAAACGAAAAGCTAATTAGAGACacaggagaagagaaaaagaagaaataaaacagTTAAAACAGATCTTGTCAACCTGGAGTATATATAGGAGTCGCCCACCTCGATTGAATTCGTTGAAACCGTGGTCagcggtgaggtgcagtgagatGTTATACGCACGACCCCTGCTCCTGCAAAGATCCACGGTGAGGATATCATATTCTTAGCTTCTACCCCTTAGACCTATCATTATGcgggtctgacccacccgatTAAGGGGTTTtaactaaggatgtgaatttgaaatggaAACAGTTTatcgaaatcaaatcgaatcgtttacatcaaaatcgtaaaatcatttaataaatggttcagttatggtttcaagtttcaggctgaTTAGCTAAACaagttgaaaccgaaccgagtTGTTTAACCtgtggtttcaaaccgaattggaattgtgaaaatcgaaccatttaaataGTCAAAATCGATTCTATTAATCcgtttaaatattaaataagatagttacaaaatatcattagtatctcatttgattcaaatatTGAGTGTTACAAGCCTACAGGTAATTCTAGAGGTAGAGGTAGCTTGCTCATTATTTAGAATGctgattaaattaatccaacgcaATGAGTATAatgtatactgataaaaatgcaatttttgcttataccatgtcatattaaatatatatatatatatttttcaatattataacaAATTATTTgggggggaggagaagaagaaaatccctacTGTAAGCATTACTTATTTACTTGTTAGATGCATTTGAAACTATTTtgtattaaaatattttcttttgcttagttatttggttgttttaacatttcatattctcaaaattaaattgtttattacaaaaaaaattttttagtaaacatgcgaataaactagtaaatcgattgctaaccatttagaaaccatatggaataaatcgaaatcgaaaccgtttaaagcTGTGAAATTGAAACCtttaaaaaccatggaaaccaaaatcgtttattaaattgtttcagtttcagaaagtacaaccgtttagtaaaaTTGTGTAATTAtgatttcagccaaaatatatgtgaatcgaaaccgaaccgattaacacccttagttttagccctgaaaatgaaaaaaatgggaTGTCTACCGTTATCTACAGCGTTGCCGATGCCGCCGATCGTGACATGTCCAAAGGAGAATAGAGGTTGAAGGGCTCGTTTTAGGGTTAAAACCTATTAACCGGGTGGGTCATTCTATAAACCCGCTAATGATGGGTTGAAGGCTGCGAAAATGGGTTATGCACATCCCCACCGTCAATTTTTGCAAGGCCAGGTGTTGTGTGCAGAACGACTCACTGCACCCCACAGCTAAAAGCCCTCACTGCGATGTTTTTCCTGGACAGACAGGAATGCGCACGCCACAACTCCGACAACACCGTCACGCCACTTAGAAAAGTTCAAAAGGGCGTGAAATTAAAGCGGTGTACTCAACGCGCACATGCTGCTAACACAGTAACACgccaaaaattataaaaacgAAAAATGGAAAATTGTTCCGGATGCTCCTGCGCAAGTGCCCTGGACAAAGGTTATAAAAACACGGTCTTTaccgaaaaaataaataaattctaaaCACGGTAAGGGTCAAGGTCGATACCATTCCTGAATCCTGATTAGTCTGGATCAGAACGTGTCAGGTAGATCTATCATTGTTTTTATTACaatttcattcttaaattataCATTTATAAATGTAGATTGGGATTGGAAAGATTATGATCGGAGATCGTAAGGCTGATACCATTTTAATTCCGTTGATCTTGAGCattacatttgatttttttagaaTCATGCCCCAGACACAATGAGAGAGGACAGAGGCATCGATCAGGACTCAGGAGAGGTGTAGTggggatttggatcctctccaacctcCTTCCAACCTTTCACATGTACGCTCAACACCTTAAAGCCACACAATCCTAAGTGGTCTGTGCGTAGTTTCATGTGCATCTAAAATGCACACATCGGAGGGAGAGTTGGtggagaggatcccaatccgATGTAGTGGTAGTTTTCTACCTCCTATATCTGGATGCAAGGCATGCTCCCGACTAGAGAACACATTGCAAAGGAGTATGATTGTATGACTCCAAACTTGATATATGCCATATATTATCCATTCTcttatccccttttttttttagattgcaCGCCACtcctttacaaaaaaaaaagcaaactcCTATATTGTTCAAATCAGGATGTCAAAACCTATTCAGAATACgaaatcaaattaaatcaaaaccgaTATGAATTTATTGAATCAGGTTTTGGGATGGATTTTGTGGATTAAAACCAAATCAGAGCGCATCAAAACCGATAAAACACCAAATCAAACTTAAAAcaccaaattgaaactaattaatatAACCCAATAAGAAactaatgggaaaaaaaaaaagcattttccATACTTTTTAAGCATATTTACATGATAAAGCGAAACCAAACCTAGATCAAATCAATAATTTATCAATAAGAGAAgtcaaaactgaaaccaaacagAAACTGGAACACCCTTATTGGTTCGCGTTTTGATTTTACACATACTCATATAAAAACCagtgaaaccaaatcaaaactgatataaactgactgattgacacccctagatggCAAACTTTGATGACTGTCAAGATATTATGAAAAATCATTGGTTTGAAATATTTTGTCGTATTAGTTTGGCTATTATTCTCATTTAAGATACCAACACCTCTCTATTTTTGCAcaataataaatttaaatttatccTTGACACATTGATATAGAGCCAAAGGTCTATTAGCAACCACGACCGTATTCACAAACCACACAGTGTTAATTAACAATAGGGAAAATGATCTACACACTGTCGTTTTCCAAGAGtacaccctctctcctctctattATTTTCTAacactctctcttctccttgacCATCTGGGTCCCATCGTATATGAATCATGAGACACTCATTGTATGTCTATTGACTTAACATGAAATATGTTGACTTAGCATGAAAGACGCCAATATATGGAGACGAGGTATGAATCTTTCTCATAAAAACATTATAAGCAAAACGTTCTTTACGCATCTCATAGAGAAAGCAGGGTGTGAACCATCTAATCATACCATTCGAAAAGTTGATGTAGCATGTGGCAATTCCAACCATTGAATGAATAGGCATGATCTAGAAGGCCATTGCCAGAT is drawn from Macadamia integrifolia cultivar HAES 741 chromosome 7, SCU_Mint_v3, whole genome shotgun sequence and contains these coding sequences:
- the LOC122084602 gene encoding signal recognition particle receptor subunit alpha-like, whose translation is MLEQLLIFTRGGLILWTCKELGNALKGSPIDTLIRSCLLEERSGDASYNYDAPGVAYTLKWTFHNELGLIFVAVYQRILNLLYVDDLLSMVKREFSQIYDPKRTFYNDFDDIFRQLRKEAEARAEEMKKSKQAAKPVSNLSRKQGQAAAQKARSEGGIKQKKGASGKDGGDGDFAKGRKSENGYSNGIGIEESHAAGVVKTKENGSSENGAFDVNKLQKLRSKGGKKPDIVSKASKVEPKKKITKKNRVWDEKPPESKLDFTDPVDEREDENIAVMADQGESMMDKEEIFSSESEAEEDEETEKDNKGNAKKKGWFSSMFQSIAGKANLEKSDLEPALKALKDRLMTKNVAEEIAEKLCESVAASLEGKKQASFTRISSTVQTAMEEALVRILTPKRSIDILRDVHVAKEQGKPYVVVFVGVNGVGKSTNLAKVAYWLLQHNISVMMAACDTFRSGAVEQLRTHARRLQIPIFEKGYEKDPAIVAKEAIQEATRNCSDVVLVDTAGRMQDNEPLMRALSKLINLNNPDLVLFVGEALVGNDAVDQLSKFNQKLADLSTSPNTRLIDGILLTKFDTIDDKVGAALSMVYISGAPVMFVGCGQSYTDLKKLNVKSIVKTLLK